Proteins from a genomic interval of Cyclopterus lumpus isolate fCycLum1 chromosome 18, fCycLum1.pri, whole genome shotgun sequence:
- the psip1b gene encoding hepatoma-derived growth factor-related protein 2 isoform X1 — MPGKTVDQNKQGDLVFAKMKGFPHWPARICKSDDGTKKRVSVFFYGTHQIGLVLPENIVPFVGNKMKYGSGVRIKGFSEGMWEIQNTPRVGSKARIPAQTSPAKTTAPDTLKSTPSKAPPTPTKAPPPRPGAGRTRVSGKQEAALVGKTPTRASLRSAGQKTTESDDTCVNTRRRRRRRGEEVKKEEEVEVKKEEEEVKKEEEVEVKKEEEEEVKKEEIDAEQQKETNPSVTSTRKKKLKSSQTSKSEGGPRDEEETRGEESSEKQGVKRRREEKKTHQDDGEGKNEETTASERKEEEQHGGVKTKEKEEEESRGVKRRRDQKEMNQDDSKGVKRMEEEEKRRKTKLDEGEPKTSKVQRMKTRRAEKETEQGGSEGKKEKEKEERTRRAKEDEKETEQGSSEGKKEKEERTRRAKEDEKETEQGSSEGKKEKEERTRRAKEEDEKETEQGGSEGKKEERTRRAKKKEDEKETEQGGSEGKKEERTRRAKKKEDEKETEQGGSEGKKERTRRAKEEDEKETEQGGSEGKKEERTRRAKKEDEKEMEQGGSEGKKEKEERTRRAKKEDEKEMEQGGSEGKEEERTRRAKEDEKETEQGGSEGKKEERTRRAKEDEKETEQGGSEGKKEERTRRAKKEHEKETEQGCSERKEEEKTRRAKKEDEKETEQGCSEGKEEEKTRRAKKEDEKETEQGGSEGKEERTRRAKKEDEKETEQGGSEGKKEERTRRAKKEHEKETEQGCSEGKEEEKTRRETRSREKEEQVKTKRDGEERREADRKEETMMKKEEATIMMKKVKDVVVVMMKKEKEATMKKKEEAATMLMKKVKTAGSKGMKTRRAGKKKKEAGKEEEGGGGGAMNEERQRRLAAKRESLLRSLRGLLKDDRGAKRRQTTTSQNGEAKRRRSQKTSMSRKSKEEVKLRGGPKKEGEEQRTKMEDKKMDVRKERESGQKTEESVKEKKDERKIIGKIVKATSGGGAKVQLKTIMGGVTMAEEKKKEEERAGREEKVEDKKKSSGKGKEREKRKDKSVTEEETEKKNEDEQKDKKMKKESESKGGKTTEEEPESEQKCAAEEDDGETKPPKKRSDKVGGAARRAEQDVAEEGGSSEKRATMTLTDSTLHRIHGDIRIALKADCPDIRKCLMALDQLSMVYVTCKHVQRHSELVSTLRKLRYYKANQAVMDKAAMLYSRFKNAFLVGEGEEVVSAAFLRSLLQEKEKEEAQRAERLKGEEPLQEAKGRRSDGGGGEEEEEKTENAPVDCP, encoded by the exons ATGCCGGGAAAAACCGTTGACCAGAACAAACAGGGAGACCTGGTGTTCGCGAAGATGAAGGGGTTTCCTCACTGGCCGGCcagg ATCTGTAAGTCGGACGATGGAACCAAGAAGCGAGTCTCGGTCTTCTTCTACGGGACGCACCAAAT AGGTCTCGTCCTCCCGGAGAACATCGTCCCGTTCGTGGGCAACAAGATGAAGTACGGCAGCGGCGTGCGCATCAAAGGCTTCTCTGAGGGAATGTGGGAGATCCAGAACACTCCGCGGGTCGGGAGCAAAGCCAGA ATTCCAGCCCAGACGTCACCTGCCAAAACGACTGCACCGGACACACTTAAAAGCACCCCCTCTAAAGCCCCGCCCACTCCCACTAAAGCCCCTCCCCCTAGACCAGGTGCCGGCAGAACCCGAGTCTCAGGTAAACAGGAAGCTGCTCTCGTGGGTAAAACCCCAACGAGAGCTTCTTTAAGGTCGGCTGGGCAGAAAACCACCGAGTCGGACGACACTTGTGTTaatacgaggaggaggaggaggaggaggggggaggaggtgaagaaagaggaggaggtggaggtgaagaaagaggaggaggaggtgaagaaagaggaggaggtggaggtgaagaaagaggaggaggaggaggtgaagaaagaggag atCGATGCTGAACAGCAAAAGGAGACGAACCCTTCTGTGACCTCCACAA GGAAAAAGAAGCTGAAGAGTTCACAAACGTCCAAGAGTGAGGGAGGAccgagagacgaggaggagacgaggggagagGAGTCATCGGAGAAGCAAGGAgtcaagaggaggagagaagagaagaaaacgcATCAAGacgacggtgaaggaaagaatgAGGAGACGACGGCatcagagaggaaagaggaggagcagcatgGAGGAGTAAAGacaaaagagaaggaggaagaggagagccgGGGAGTTAAGAGGAGGAGGGACCAGAAGGAAATGAATCAGGACGACAGTAAGGGAGTGAAAAgaatggaagaggaggagaaacggaGGAAGACGAAGCtcgatgaaggagaaccaaagACATCGAAGGTTCAAAggatgaagacgaggagagCAGAAAAGGAAACAGAACAAGGTGGCAgcgaaggaaagaaggagaaggagaaggaggagaggacgaggagagcaaaggaggacgagaaggaaaCGGAACAAGGTAGCAgcgaaggaaagaaggagaaggaggagaggacgaggagagcaaaggaggacgagaaggaaaCGGAACAAGGTAGCAgcgaaggaaagaaggagaaggaggagaggacgaggagagcaaaggaggaggacgagaaggaaaCGGAACAAGGTGGCAgcgaaggaaagaaggaggagaggactaGGAGAgcaaagaagaaggaggatgagaaggaaaCGGAACAAGGTGGCAgcgaaggaaagaaggaggagaggactaGGAGAgcaaagaagaaggaggacgagaaggaaaCGGAACAAGGTGGCAgcgaaggaaagaaggagaggactaggagagcaaaggaggaggacgagaaggaaaCGGAACAAGGTGGCAgcgaaggaaagaaggaggagaggacgaggagagcaaagaaggaggatgagaaggaaaTGGAACAAGGTGGCAgcgaaggaaagaaggagaaggaggagaggacgaggagagcaaagaaggaggatgagaaggaaaTGGAACAAGGTGGCAgcgaagggaaggaggaggagaggacgaggagagcaaaggaggacgagaaggaaaCGGAACAAGGTGGCAGCgaagggaagaaggaggagaggacgaggagagcaaaggaggacgagaaggaaaCGGAACAAGGTGGCAGCgaagggaagaaggaggagaggacgaggagagcaAAGAAGGAGCACGAGAAGGAAACGGAACAAGGTTGCAgcgaaaggaaggaggaggagaagacgaggagagcaaagaaggaggacgagaaggaaaCGGAACAAGGTTGCAgcgaagggaaggaggaggagaagacgaggagagcaaagaaggaggatgagaaggaaaCGGAACAAGGTGGCAgcgaagggaaggaggagaggacgaggagagcaaagaaggaggacgagaaggaaaCGGAACAAGGTGGCAgcgaaggaaagaaggaggagaggactaGGAGAGCAAAGAAGGAGCACGAGAAGGAAACGGAACAAGGTTGCAgcgaagggaaggaggaggagaagacgaggagggagacaaggtcgagggaaaaggaggagcaggtgaaaACTAAGAGGgacggagaggaaaggagagaagcagacaggaaggaggagacaatgatgaagaaggaggaggcaaCGATAATGATGAAGAAGGTGAaggatgtggtggtggtgatgatgaagaaggagaaggaggcgacgatgaagaagaaagaggaggcgGCAACGATGTTGATGAAGAAGGTGAAAACCGCCGGGAGCAAAGggatgaagacgaggagagcagggaaaaagaaaaaggaagcaggaaaggaggaggaggggggaggcggCGGCGCCATGAACGAGGAG CGACAGCGCCGCCTGGCTGCCAAGAGGGAAAGTCTGCTGAGGTCTCTGAGAGGTCTGCTGAAGGACGACAGAGGAGCGAAGAGGAGGCAGACCACGACGAGCCA GAACGGGgaggcgaagaggaggaggagtcagaaGACTTCCATGAGCAGGAAGTCGAAAGAGGAGGTGAAACTGAGAGGAGGCCCCaaaaaagagggggaggagcagaggaccaAGATGGAGGACAAGAAGATGGAcgtgagaaaagagagagagagcgggcagaagacagaggagagcgtgaaggagaagaaggacgagAGGAAAATCATTGGGAAGATCGTGAAGGCGAcgtctggaggaggagccaaGGTCCAGCTGAAGACCATCATGGGAGGGGTGACGAtggcggaggagaagaagaaggaggaggagagggcgggcagagaagaaaaggtagaagacaagaagaagagttcagggaaagggaaggagagagagaagaggaaagacaaGAGCGtgacggaggaggagactgaGAAGAAGAACGAAGACGAGCAGAAAGataagaagatgaagaaggaaaGCGAGAGCAAGGGCGgtaaaaccacagaagaagaaccagagTCTGAGCAGAAGTGCGCCGCAGAAGAAGACGACGGGGAGACGAAACCACCGAAGAAGAGGAGCGACAAAGTGGGCGGGGCGGCGAGGAGGGCTGAGCAAGACGTGGCGGAGGAGGGCGGCTCGTCGGAGAAGAGGGCCACCATGACGCTGACGGACTCCACGCTGCACCGGATCCACGGAGACATCCGGATCGCTCTGAAGGCGGACTGCCCC
- the wdr55 gene encoding WD repeat-containing protein 55: MAAPAEHVEPDSAEADPPETDHTGAPEAASDTETSEPELADPDPDPDGDQDEDEPPEPQVRDTPEDIRLEAIANTVALHPSRDILVCGDVDGDIYAYSYSCTEGQNRELWSSGHHMKSCRQVRFSADGLKLYSVSRDKAVHLMDAERGQLVTRIRGAHEAPINSLLLVDENILATGDDAGTLKVWDMRKGTDIMDLKQHDDYISDIAVDQAKRILLTTSGDGTMGVFNIKRRRFELLSECQSGDLTSVTLMKRGKKVVCGSSEGTIYIFNWNGFGATSDRFAIKAESVECVAAVTDSILCTASMDGYIRAVNVLPNRVIGCIGQHVGEPIEELAASWDSRFLASSAHDQLIKFWDISSLPSTTVNEYRKRKKKDGRMKSLSKKAHGDNDFFSGLVEETVKKEEAVEEEEEEEEEEEEEEDSGSD; this comes from the exons atggcgGCGCCCGCGGAGCACGTTGAACCGGACTCCGCAGAGGCAGATCCTCCAGAAACGGACCACACGGGAGCCCCAGAAGCCGCCAGCGACACAGAAACCTCGGAGCCGGAGCTGGCAGACCCGGACCCGGATCCCGATGGGGATCAGGACGAAGACGAGCCGCCCGAGCCGCAGGTCCGAGACACCCCGGAGGACATCCGGCTGGAGGCGATCGCCAACACGGTGGCTCTCCACCCGAGCCGGGACATCCTGGTGTGCGGGGACGTGGACGGGGACATCTACGCCTACTCCTACTCGTGCACGGAGGGCCAGAACCGGGAGCTGTGGTCGTCCGGGCACCACATGAAGTCCTGCCGCCAGGTGCGCTTCTCCGCGGACGGGCTGAAGCTCTACAGCGTCTCGAGGGACAAGGCCGTCCACCTCATGGACGCGGAGCGGGGCCAGCTGGTGACCCGGATCCGCGGGGCCCACGAGGCCCCCATCAACAGCCTGCTGCTGGTGGACGAGAACATCCTGGCGACCGGGGACGACGCAGGAACCCTGAAG GTGTGGGACATGAGGAAGGGGACGGACATCATGGATCTGAAACAGCACGATGATTACATCAGTGACATCGCTGTGGACCAGGCCAAGAGGatcctcctcaccaccag CGGCGACGGCACCATGGGCGTGTTCAACATCAAGCGCCGGCGGTTCGAGCTGCTGTCGGAGTGCCAGAGCGGCGACCTGACCTCGGTGACCCTGATGAAGCGGGGCAAGAAGGTGGTCTGCGGCTCCAGCGAGGGGACCATCTACATCTTCAACTGGAACGGCTTCGGCGCCACCAGCGACCGCTTCGCCATCAAAGCGGAGTCGGTGGAGTGCGTCGCCGCCGTGACCGACAGCATCCTGTGCACCGCCTCCATGGACGGGTACATCCG AGCCGTCAACGTGCTTCCCAACCGGGTCATCGGCTGCATCGGGCAGCACGTCGGCGAGCCCATCGAGGAGCTCGCCGCGTCCTGGGACTCCCGCTTCCTGGCCAGCAGCGCCCACGACCAGCTCATCAAGTTCTGGGACATTTCCAGTTTGCCCAGCACGACCGTCAACGAGTACcgcaagaggaagaagaaggacgGGAGGATGAAGTCGCTGTCCAAGAAGGCCCACGGGGACAACGACTTCTTCTCTGGACTCGTAGAGGAGacggtgaagaaggaggaggccgtggaagaggaggaggaggaggaggaggaggaggaggaggaggaagacagtgGCAGCGACTAA